The Drosophila bipectinata strain 14024-0381.07 chromosome 2L, DbipHiC1v2, whole genome shotgun sequence genome has a segment encoding these proteins:
- the LOC108121129 gene encoding ras-GEF domain-containing family member 1B-A isoform X4 has translation MAMYFYASKISAIACGTRCRQTVLQKSRGQRDRDKCRQHHHRRHHRRRCQISSGSSSDSESADDCFPESDQMAGGLETDPEGGPGVHPLPTDGGIFSLDPGHLAAESALLGSGGIRYRRRHSAEQLSAHDLEMGFQQIELGTIKSVGSRKDDTVQYDVPKNPHKRSQCDINFESSVLGSGGILYINGKVVSGPLDSLIESLLPKNAIDLDKEFVFSFLLTSRLFLRPHELLAKLLDSVPESECLESLVALLSEWATKFPYDYRDERMMSHVKHIVARCSNSHLEAVVSQTLSALLKRLTDLERHEADLRACQTNDKSVGDTPLNCPTATQYAQIVCRLEKKLAKHIGGEEFLQCSSMILLDKQAHKTHKDMQLK, from the exons ATGGCGATGTACTTTTATGCCAGTAAGATATCTGCCATCGCCTGCGGGACGCGCTGCCGCCAGACCGTGCTGCAGAAGTCGCGCGGGCAGCGCGATCGCGACAAATGTCGCCAACACCACCACCGTCGGCACCACCGTCGGCGCTGTCAAAttagcagcggcagcagctccGACAGCGAGTCTGCGGATGATTGCTTTCCCGAAAGTGACCAAATGGCAGGAGGTTTAGAAACGGACCCAGAAGGCGGGCCAGGAGTGCATCCCCTTCCCACCGATGGCGGAATATTCTCGCTGGACCCGGGACATTTGGCAGCGGAGTCGGCGCTCCTCGGGAGCGGTGGCATTCGCTACAGACGACGGCACAGCGCCGAGCAGTTGAGTGCCCACGacctggaaatggggtttcAGCAAATCGAG CTTGGCACTATAAAGTCGGTTGGATCGAGAAAGGATGACACTGTTCAGTATGATGTGCCCAAAAATCCACACAAACGCAGCCAATGTGATATTAATTTCGAG AGCTCAGTATTGGGGTCCGGAGGCATTTTATACATAAATGGTAAAGTAGTTTCTGGGCCACTGGACTCCCTGATTGAATCGCTTTTGCCCAAAAATGCCATCGACTTAGATAAG GAATTTGTATTCTCGTTTTTACTGACGTCCCGCCTGTTCCTGCGACCCCACGAACTTTTGGCCAAACTCCTGGACTCGGTACCTGAAAGCGAATGCTTAGAATCATTAGTTGCCCTGCTGTCCGAGTGGGCCACCAAGTTCCCCTACGACTACCGGGATGAGCGGATGATGAGCCATGTCAAACATATCGTTGCCAG ATGTTCCAATTCGCATTTGGAAGCCGTTGTCTCCCAAACACTGAGTGCCTTACTAAAACGTTTGACTGATTTAGAGAGACACGAGGCGGACCTCCGAGCCTGCCAGACCAATGACAAG TCTGTAGGCGACACTCCACTCAATTGTCCGACGGCCACGCAGTACGCACAAATAGTATGCCGGCTGGAGAAAAAACTGGCCAAGCACATCGGTGGAGAGGAGTTCCTCCAGTGCAGCAGCATGATTCTGCTCGACAAGCAG GCACACAAAACTCACAAggacatgcaattaaaatga
- the LOC108121129 gene encoding ras-GEF domain-containing family member 1B isoform X5 produces MAMYFYASKISAIACGTRCRQTVLQKSRGQRDRDKCRQHHHRRHHRRRCQISSGSSSDSESADDCFPESDQMAGGLETDPEGGPGVHPLPTDGGIFSLDPGHLAAESALLGSGGIRYRRRHSAEQLSAHDLEMGFQQIELGTIKSVGSRKDDTVQYDVPKNPHKRSQCDINFESSVLGSGGILYINGKVVSGPLDSLIESLLPKNAIDLDKEFVFSFLLTSRLFLRPHELLAKLLDSVPESECLESLVALLSEWATKFPYDYRDERMMSHVKHIVARCSNSHLEAVVSQTLSALLKRLTDLERHEADLRACQTNDKSVGDTPLNCPTATQYAQIVCRLEKKLAKHIGGEEFLQCSSMILLDKQ; encoded by the exons ATGGCGATGTACTTTTATGCCAGTAAGATATCTGCCATCGCCTGCGGGACGCGCTGCCGCCAGACCGTGCTGCAGAAGTCGCGCGGGCAGCGCGATCGCGACAAATGTCGCCAACACCACCACCGTCGGCACCACCGTCGGCGCTGTCAAAttagcagcggcagcagctccGACAGCGAGTCTGCGGATGATTGCTTTCCCGAAAGTGACCAAATGGCAGGAGGTTTAGAAACGGACCCAGAAGGCGGGCCAGGAGTGCATCCCCTTCCCACCGATGGCGGAATATTCTCGCTGGACCCGGGACATTTGGCAGCGGAGTCGGCGCTCCTCGGGAGCGGTGGCATTCGCTACAGACGACGGCACAGCGCCGAGCAGTTGAGTGCCCACGacctggaaatggggtttcAGCAAATCGAG CTTGGCACTATAAAGTCGGTTGGATCGAGAAAGGATGACACTGTTCAGTATGATGTGCCCAAAAATCCACACAAACGCAGCCAATGTGATATTAATTTCGAG AGCTCAGTATTGGGGTCCGGAGGCATTTTATACATAAATGGTAAAGTAGTTTCTGGGCCACTGGACTCCCTGATTGAATCGCTTTTGCCCAAAAATGCCATCGACTTAGATAAG GAATTTGTATTCTCGTTTTTACTGACGTCCCGCCTGTTCCTGCGACCCCACGAACTTTTGGCCAAACTCCTGGACTCGGTACCTGAAAGCGAATGCTTAGAATCATTAGTTGCCCTGCTGTCCGAGTGGGCCACCAAGTTCCCCTACGACTACCGGGATGAGCGGATGATGAGCCATGTCAAACATATCGTTGCCAG ATGTTCCAATTCGCATTTGGAAGCCGTTGTCTCCCAAACACTGAGTGCCTTACTAAAACGTTTGACTGATTTAGAGAGACACGAGGCGGACCTCCGAGCCTGCCAGACCAATGACAAG TCTGTAGGCGACACTCCACTCAATTGTCCGACGGCCACGCAGTACGCACAAATAGTATGCCGGCTGGAGAAAAAACTGGCCAAGCACATCGGTGGAGAGGAGTTCCTCCAGTGCAGCAGCATGATTCTGCTCGACAAGCAG TGA